One Candidatus Zixiibacteriota bacterium genomic window carries:
- a CDS encoding TrkA family potassium uptake protein gives MAKRSFAVIGLSSFGYYLALDLAKNGHDVIVIDNDPEKIEDVKDYVTKAVEGDASDRKTLQELEITHCDVVVVSLGTSVDVSILATLYLKEMGVKHIMVKAISEDQGRIVDLIGADSVVFPERDTALRVSNQLRFPNVIEQIEIGEGLQLVELAVPDRFVGKTLADLNIRHNYNVLVVLIRQTMPARTTLLPDGSRVFQPDEVLVLLGEANALEKLQQELR, from the coding sequence ATGGCAAAACGCTCATTTGCAGTAATCGGACTCTCCAGCTTCGGCTATTATCTGGCCCTGGATTTGGCCAAAAACGGCCACGATGTGATCGTGATCGATAACGATCCGGAGAAGATCGAGGATGTCAAGGACTACGTCACTAAAGCGGTGGAGGGAGATGCCTCCGATCGCAAAACCCTACAAGAACTGGAGATCACGCACTGCGACGTGGTCGTCGTCAGCCTGGGTACCTCTGTCGATGTCTCGATTCTCGCTACGCTCTACCTGAAGGAAATGGGGGTCAAGCATATCATGGTCAAGGCGATTTCTGAGGATCAGGGCCGGATCGTCGACTTGATCGGCGCCGACTCCGTCGTGTTTCCGGAACGCGATACGGCGCTGCGTGTGTCGAATCAACTGCGTTTCCCAAATGTGATCGAGCAAATCGAAATCGGCGAGGGTCTGCAACTGGTCGAACTCGCCGTGCCCGACCGGTTCGTCGGCAAAACGCTGGCCGATCTCAATATCCGCCACAACTACAACGTGCTGGTGGTTCTGATCCGGCAGACTATGCCTGCGCGCACAACGTTGCTGCCCGACGGCAGCCGTGTATTCCAGCCGGACGAAGTCCTGGTACTTCTCGGGGAAGCCAACGCCCTCGAGAAACTGCAACAGGAACTTCGTTAG